A genomic region of Candidatus Bipolaricaulota bacterium contains the following coding sequences:
- the hslU gene encoding ATP-dependent protease ATPase subunit HslU, which yields MAGIVERSDPGPVGLTPRQIVAELDKYIVGQAEAKRSVAIALRNRMRRQLVRGEIREEIKPKNILMIGPTGVGKTEISRRLARLTACPFVKVEATKFTEVGYVGRDVESMVRDLVDMAIDMVREEEVIRVEEEAERLVDEELLDALLPLSEETDPERRESARKTREKLREKLQEGELEERVVEITVEEQMIPQIEVFTQDGMDQMGIDMGDMLSGLLPPSRKRRKMRIKDARPILFDQALDRLINMEDVRQRGLDLAEEMGIIFIDEIDKIAAGGREETGGPGVSRQGVQRDLLPLLEGTTVRTRYGTVTTENILFIAAGAFNMSKPSDLIPELQGRLPIRVELSSLTAADFVRILREPKDALVKQYQALLAVEGVTLKFTDDAIEEIARIAYELNQTTENIGARRLSTVMEKLMEEISFSADEHSGETITIDRDYVLKRLSGIVEDPDLSRYIL from the coding sequence ATGGCAGGGATTGTCGAGCGCTCTGACCCGGGTCCGGTCGGTCTAACACCGCGGCAGATCGTGGCCGAGCTCGACAAGTACATCGTCGGTCAGGCCGAGGCGAAGCGCTCGGTGGCGATCGCCCTGCGCAACCGGATGCGGCGCCAGCTCGTCAGAGGGGAGATCCGCGAGGAGATCAAGCCGAAGAACATCCTGATGATCGGCCCGACCGGAGTCGGGAAGACCGAGATCTCGCGCCGGCTCGCCCGGCTGACCGCCTGTCCGTTCGTCAAGGTGGAGGCGACCAAGTTCACCGAGGTCGGATACGTCGGCCGGGACGTGGAATCGATGGTGCGCGACCTGGTCGATATGGCGATCGACATGGTACGCGAGGAGGAGGTCATCCGCGTCGAAGAGGAGGCGGAGAGGCTCGTAGACGAGGAGCTCCTCGATGCTCTCCTCCCCCTGTCGGAGGAGACCGACCCCGAGCGGAGGGAGAGCGCGCGCAAGACCAGGGAGAAGCTGCGGGAGAAGCTGCAGGAGGGCGAGCTCGAGGAGCGTGTGGTTGAAATCACGGTCGAGGAGCAGATGATCCCCCAGATCGAGGTGTTCACCCAGGACGGGATGGACCAGATGGGGATCGACATGGGGGACATGCTCTCCGGGCTCCTCCCCCCGTCCCGCAAGCGGAGGAAGATGCGGATCAAGGACGCCCGCCCGATCCTGTTCGACCAGGCACTCGACCGGCTGATCAACATGGAGGACGTGCGCCAGCGCGGGCTCGACCTCGCCGAGGAGATGGGGATCATCTTCATCGACGAGATCGACAAGATCGCCGCCGGGGGCCGGGAGGAGACCGGCGGGCCCGGGGTCTCCCGCCAGGGGGTGCAGCGCGACCTATTGCCGCTTCTCGAGGGGACCACCGTCCGCACCCGATACGGGACCGTCACCACGGAAAACATCCTGTTCATCGCCGCCGGGGCGTTCAACATGTCCAAGCCGTCCGACCTCATCCCCGAGCTGCAGGGGCGACTCCCGATTCGCGTCGAGCTCTCAAGCCTCACTGCCGCTGACTTCGTGCGCATCCTGCGCGAGCCGAAGGACGCGCTCGTCAAGCAATACCAGGCCCTGCTCGCCGTCGAAGGGGTGACACTCAAGTTCACCGACGACGCAATCGAGGAGATCGCGCGGATCGCCTACGAGCTCAACCAGACGACCGAGAACATCGGAGCGAGGCGGCTGTCCACCGTGATGGAAAAACTCAT
- the hslV gene encoding ATP-dependent protease subunit HslV, giving the protein MRNLRSTTIIAIRSEAEHRAVIASDGQATLDTTVIKSNTKKVYRLFEDKVLVGFAGATADCLALLDKFEGKLAKYDGRLKRSAVELTKEWRTDRVLRHLEAVLVAASSEGLLMISGAGDVLEPDEGVIGIGSGGPYALAAARAFLSVGGITIVEVARRSLEIAAAIDIYTNERITLEEVSW; this is encoded by the coding sequence ATGCGAAATCTGAGATCCACCACGATCATTGCCATCCGTTCCGAGGCCGAGCACCGCGCCGTCATCGCAAGCGACGGGCAGGCGACCCTGGATACCACGGTGATAAAGTCGAACACCAAGAAGGTGTATCGGCTGTTTGAGGACAAGGTCCTCGTCGGGTTCGCCGGTGCGACCGCCGACTGCCTCGCCCTGCTCGACAAGTTCGAGGGGAAGCTCGCCAAGTACGACGGCCGCCTGAAACGCTCGGCAGTGGAGCTGACCAAGGAGTGGCGGACCGACCGGGTGTTGCGGCATCTGGAGGCGGTCCTGGTCGCGGCGAGCTCCGAGGGACTGCTGATGATCTCCGGGGCGGGGGACGTCCTCGAACCGGACGAAGGGGTGATCGGGATCGGCTCAGGGGGGCCGTACGCCCTTGCCGCAGCGCGGGCGTTCTTGTCTGTCGGCGGGATCACGATCGTCGAGGTGGCGAGAAGGTCGCTCGAGATCGCCGCAGCGATCGATATCTACACCAACGAGCGAATCACCCTGGAGGAGGTGAGCTGGTGA
- a CDS encoding DUF721 domain-containing protein, producing the protein MNWVKEVLRRYNLAEEFERQRVIALWPAVVGTQIARLTEAVEFRSGRLTVKVSSPSVAQELALLRGNYIARLNERCGEQLVEEIKFVPGRFSAPREVPPVKLPPQARDEARDLFKAISDRKLRRSFERLYLTLRRREESLLAAGGKRCSRCGAVFLGEGDLCPGCRFDPVAGDDRAG; encoded by the coding sequence ATGAACTGGGTAAAAGAAGTACTGCGACGGTACAACCTTGCTGAGGAATTCGAGCGCCAACGCGTGATTGCACTTTGGCCAGCGGTAGTGGGAACACAGATCGCCCGGCTTACTGAGGCGGTGGAGTTCCGCAGCGGGCGATTGACGGTAAAGGTCTCCTCTCCGAGTGTCGCCCAGGAATTGGCTCTCCTCAGAGGAAACTACATCGCGCGCCTGAACGAACGCTGTGGTGAGCAGCTCGTGGAAGAGATCAAGTTCGTCCCGGGAAGGTTTTCCGCGCCGCGGGAGGTGCCGCCGGTGAAGCTCCCGCCGCAGGCGCGGGATGAGGCACGCGATCTGTTCAAGGCGATTTCCGATCGCAAGCTGCGCCGCTCGTTCGAGCGGCTGTACCTCACCCTGCGCCGGCGCGAGGAGTCGCTCCTCGCCGCTGGAGGAAAGCGCTGCTCCCGGTGCGGTGCGGTCTTCCTCGGGGAGGGGGATCTCTGCCCCGGCTGCCGGTTCGATCCGGTTGCAGGGGATGACCGCGCGGGATAG
- the dnaA gene encoding chromosomal replication initiator protein DnaA — protein sequence MNDNPATVWESILSGLQQEIPRASFETWFRGTRPLRMENGSLVVAVPDSFTKGGIERRYRELIDRLGKEVGGDGLRVDFEIVPAAEDDLAPPVIEPNAVSARPRGETLPLNPDYTFEQFVRGKNNHLAYAASMAVAEAPGKAYNPLFIYGSVGLGKTHLLQAIGNYVLNSGEPMAVVYTTSERFAIELINAIRSNTTSAFREKYRRIDLLLIDDVHFLQGKEATQEELFHTFNELYGSEKQIVLSSDRPPEELSGLQERLVSRFRWGLVADIQPPDFETRMAILREKAQHRGLAVDDSILELIASRISSNVRALEGALIKAIASAELEGLTLTPKTLEDILPEEGKRERLTAEHIKDEVAARYHLKRRDLEGSSRKKEISQARHIAIYLTRELTNQSFPTIGRHFGNRDHTTIMHSYMKIKSLIEEMPLLHAEIREIEESLRARFTVS from the coding sequence ATGAACGACAATCCCGCGACCGTCTGGGAGAGCATCCTATCTGGATTGCAACAGGAGATCCCCCGCGCCAGCTTCGAGACGTGGTTCCGGGGGACACGTCCGCTGCGGATGGAGAACGGAAGCCTGGTCGTCGCCGTTCCGGACAGCTTCACCAAGGGAGGGATCGAGCGCCGCTACCGTGAACTCATCGACCGCCTGGGAAAGGAGGTCGGTGGAGACGGGTTACGGGTCGATTTCGAGATCGTCCCCGCTGCCGAGGACGACCTCGCCCCTCCGGTGATCGAGCCGAACGCTGTCTCCGCACGGCCACGCGGAGAAACCCTCCCGCTCAACCCGGACTACACCTTCGAGCAGTTCGTGCGCGGGAAGAACAACCACCTCGCCTACGCCGCGTCGATGGCGGTCGCGGAGGCGCCGGGGAAGGCGTACAACCCCCTGTTCATCTACGGGAGCGTCGGGTTAGGGAAGACTCACCTCCTCCAGGCGATCGGAAACTACGTCCTCAATTCCGGAGAGCCGATGGCAGTGGTCTACACGACCTCAGAGCGGTTCGCAATCGAACTGATCAACGCGATCCGAAGCAACACGACCTCCGCGTTCCGGGAGAAGTACCGACGGATCGACCTCCTCCTGATCGACGACGTCCACTTCCTCCAGGGGAAAGAAGCGACGCAGGAGGAGCTGTTTCACACGTTTAACGAGCTGTACGGAAGCGAGAAGCAGATCGTCCTGTCGAGCGACCGCCCGCCGGAGGAGCTCTCCGGGCTGCAGGAGCGGCTGGTTTCCCGGTTCCGGTGGGGGCTGGTCGCCGATATTCAACCTCCGGATTTCGAGACCAGGATGGCGATCCTGCGCGAGAAGGCACAGCACCGCGGCCTCGCCGTCGACGACTCAATCCTCGAACTGATCGCAAGCCGGATCTCATCCAACGTCCGCGCCCTGGAAGGGGCGTTGATCAAGGCGATCGCCTCCGCTGAACTGGAAGGACTTACCCTTACCCCAAAGACGCTGGAGGATATCCTTCCCGAGGAGGGGAAGCGGGAGCGGCTGACCGCGGAGCACATCAAGGACGAGGTCGCAGCCAGGTATCATCTGAAACGGCGCGACCTTGAGGGATCGAGTCGCAAGAAGGAGATCTCCCAGGCGCGGCATATCGCGATCTACCTCACGCGCGAGCTGACAAACCAATCGTTTCCCACGATCGGAAGGCACTTCGGAAACCGCGATCACACGACGATCATGCACTCCTACATGAAGATCAAGTCCCTCATCGAGGAGATGCCGCTCCTCCACGCCGAGATCCGGGAGATCGAGGAGTCCCTGCGGGCCCGGTTTACAGTCTCTTGA